One window of the Spirochaetota bacterium genome contains the following:
- a CDS encoding bile acid:sodium symporter family protein, translating to MKILDIITRGFPAWVLIASIISLAYPPAFAWFSGRWITIGLGIIMLGMGVTLTVDDFRRIVKFPGRVIAGVCLQFGIMPILGWSLAYLYDLPAPLAVGLILVSSCPGGTASNVISYLAKADVPLSVTMTSITTILAIVATPFFTTLLAGSRIDVPAFGLFLSTVQVILLPVAAGVLLNRFMPRFTRTILPAMPLVAVIFITLIVSSIIGAGREHILEAGWKLIAAVFSLHAGGFLLGYSLAFIITRDVITARTISIEVGMQNSGLGVVLARSNFANPVTAIPSAISSLFHSLIASLLAAVWKRNADCYREASSEKAEGMAHLKETN from the coding sequence ATGAAAATACTCGACATCATAACAAGAGGATTCCCCGCCTGGGTCCTCATAGCCAGCATCATATCCCTCGCCTATCCCCCGGCTTTCGCCTGGTTTTCCGGCCGCTGGATAACTATCGGCCTTGGGATCATCATGCTCGGCATGGGCGTTACCCTTACCGTGGACGATTTCCGGCGCATAGTGAAATTCCCCGGTCGCGTCATTGCCGGGGTCTGTCTCCAATTCGGCATCATGCCCATACTGGGCTGGTCACTGGCGTATCTCTACGATCTGCCCGCTCCCCTGGCGGTGGGACTCATCCTGGTGTCCTCGTGTCCGGGAGGCACAGCGTCGAACGTCATATCCTACCTTGCAAAGGCCGATGTGCCCCTGTCCGTAACAATGACGAGCATCACCACGATACTCGCCATTGTTGCCACGCCTTTTTTCACCACCCTCCTGGCGGGGAGCCGTATTGATGTTCCTGCCTTTGGCCTCTTTCTCTCCACAGTACAGGTTATACTATTGCCGGTCGCGGCCGGGGTCCTCCTGAACCGGTTCATGCCGCGTTTCACCAGGACGATCCTTCCCGCCATGCCCCTTGTGGCCGTGATCTTCATCACTCTCATCGTGTCGTCCATTATCGGCGCCGGCCGGGAGCATATCCTTGAAGCGGGATGGAAGCTCATCGCAGCCGTGTTCTCTCTCCATGCCGGGGGCTTTCTCCTTGGCTATAGCCTTGCCTTTATCATCACCCGTGATGTTATAACGGCTCGCACCATTTCCATCGAAGTGGGAATGCAGAACTCCGGCCTGGGAGTGGTGCTGGCCCGCAGCAATTTCGCGAACCCCGTCACCGCCATTCCGAGCGCCATTTCTAGCCTATTCCATTCTCTCATTGCGAGCCTTCTTGCCGCTGTGTGGAAGCGAAACGCCGATTGTTATCGGGAAGCTTCTTCTGAGAAGGCGGAAGGGATGGCTCATTTGAAAGAAACAAATTAA
- a CDS encoding Ig-like domain-containing protein has protein sequence MKEYILRKKFPYCIVMIFFLALFLTGCDRFYNNALAELKEGKNELSLLAQLFMIHETIPPSLTSIIPDNQASGVARNSGISAIFSEDIDPATILESSFIITRDGQPVQGAFRCSRNSVTFRPSSNLDPNANYDIAIETGIKDLAGNNLERRFTWHFTTGTQVDTEPPVVTMTVPADQTILVPLNTAINIVLSESVDPVTVRPDTFIVSNNGIVVPGEIICKKNIIMFRPKMGLNSNGGCSVRITSGVSDMAGNFLTGNYTWSFYVSNHIDNTPPSVVQTEPLDGIKDISMMQGVSVFFNETIDPTTVTGASIYLIKDGHKIDCNVVYKYKMIELRDISPLENNTMYSVIVATNIKDLAGNMLKEPFTFSFSTLDNTFPEIPTFTIELSSDQRKINVKNIYANRARRFIIEWQPWDINNANWSSYDTGTIDTNFFLLYTTDILKPWMRYQVRVRSYNLFGNASSYSKAAQITTGSTFKFGKPTLGWTASSLSGTTYYSDLLLNVDLPDGAVSYSAHVNLNKAFLSNIAGGPPADVTQPIIYDVDSMLIKEKVKVYDSAFFWYWKLQQITGTVNIIFYNDCGDSYTTGYLYISAGTPPGLP, from the coding sequence ATGAAAGAATATATTCTTAGAAAAAAATTCCCGTACTGTATTGTCATGATCTTTTTTCTCGCCCTGTTCCTAACCGGCTGCGACAGATTTTACAATAACGCACTGGCAGAGCTAAAGGAGGGCAAGAATGAGTTGTCTTTACTCGCTCAATTGTTCATGATCCATGAAACGATCCCTCCATCATTAACATCGATCATACCCGACAACCAGGCATCAGGTGTTGCCCGCAACTCCGGTATCAGCGCCATATTCAGCGAAGACATTGATCCGGCTACTATTTTAGAATCGAGTTTCATCATTACCAGGGACGGGCAACCAGTGCAAGGTGCCTTCAGGTGTTCCCGGAACAGCGTCACCTTCAGACCCTCATCAAATCTTGATCCCAATGCCAATTATGACATCGCCATAGAAACAGGCATCAAGGACCTGGCCGGCAACAACCTGGAAAGAAGGTTCACATGGCATTTCACAACCGGCACGCAGGTGGATACGGAGCCACCCGTTGTGACCATGACCGTTCCGGCAGACCAGACCATATTAGTACCACTGAATACAGCTATTAATATTGTGCTAAGTGAAAGCGTCGATCCAGTTACGGTTAGGCCGGACACATTTATAGTCTCCAATAATGGGATTGTCGTCCCCGGGGAAATAATATGCAAGAAGAATATAATCATGTTCCGGCCAAAGATGGGACTGAATTCAAATGGGGGGTGCAGCGTGAGGATCACTTCCGGCGTCAGCGACATGGCGGGCAATTTCCTGACCGGGAATTACACATGGAGTTTTTATGTCTCCAACCACATCGACAATACGCCTCCATCTGTTGTTCAGACAGAGCCTCTCGACGGCATAAAGGATATATCTATGATGCAGGGTGTGAGTGTTTTTTTCAATGAAACGATAGATCCCACCACAGTGACAGGAGCAAGTATATATCTCATAAAGGACGGACATAAGATTGACTGTAATGTGGTCTATAAATACAAAATGATAGAGCTCAGGGACATTTCACCTCTGGAAAACAATACCATGTACAGTGTGATTGTCGCTACAAATATAAAGGACCTTGCCGGGAACATGCTTAAAGAACCGTTTACATTCTCCTTTTCTACTCTTGATAATACATTTCCTGAGATACCGACATTTACTATTGAGCTCTCATCCGATCAAAGAAAAATAAATGTGAAAAACATTTATGCCAACAGAGCGCGTCGATTTATTATTGAATGGCAACCATGGGACATTAATAATGCAAACTGGTCCAGTTATGATACAGGGACAATCGACACCAATTTTTTTCTACTATACACTACTGACATATTGAAACCCTGGATGAGATATCAAGTAAGAGTACGCAGTTACAATCTATTTGGAAATGCCAGTTCATATTCAAAAGCGGCACAAATTACCACGGGTTCAACCTTTAAGTTTGGCAAGCCCACTCTTGGATGGACCGCTTCATCTCTTTCCGGAACTACATACTATTCTGATTTGTTATTAAACGTGGACCTTCCCGATGGCGCGGTTAGTTATTCAGCCCATGTTAACCTGAATAAAGCATTTCTATCTAATATTGCAGGAGGTCCGCCCGCTGATGTCACACAACCAATCATTTATGATGTTGATTCGATGCTGATTAAAGAAAAAGTAAAGGTCTACGATTCAGCCTTTTTTTGGTATTGGAAATTACAGCAAATCACCGGTACTGTCAATATAATATTTTATAACGATTGTGGAGATTCCTATACAACAGGTTATCTATATATAAGCGCGGGGACCCCGCCCGGATTGCCGTAA
- a CDS encoding AAA family ATPase — protein sequence MASSKEIEQNLNTIQNWILISNKKNVLRGLEKLLGRGESVIDVLDGLYRGIKISGDRDLAGVLLATDRRILFVTSELSSPQYEELSFGDIRGIAFERAFSSIIITMKLKSTQVTFKTFDNRSAVTKFIDIINSKGDGAITPREDSTLRILDEINSTMKTLEEMNRNIISGAPTAGEAAGAEIAIDDASLEFLYKEAKKINRTIAELMGQVNNKDFKDALANDIILLSSLCGMPDGALSPAELIFISLVLMPLNPDGSTATAALAGEIFWGDSFPPDRKGDLISYWNSISGYIKKTKPGLDLEGYSLKTMNLLENLDRETGARHADRAGTALYTFAQCLMKADGTLSPEEEERLKQIHKLIYRGTAVSSTAVAIKEAEEEETLEKVMEKINALVGMGKIKEQIATLVNLIKVQKEREERKLPATPLSLHAVFYGPPGTGKTTIARLLGKVYKSLGLLKRGQLVETDRAGLVAGYVGQTAINVDNVVQKALDGVLFIDEAYALIPDDIGGKDFGQEAVNTILKRMEDYRERLVVIVAGYTEEMDRFILSNPGLKSRFSRYFYFDHYKPEELIRIFDSFCKNAEFRVPDEARSRALALFATLYEKRDRTFGNGRAVRNIFERIVERQANRIAGISPLTDEILCTIAPEDIPEEKDLIG from the coding sequence ATGGCATCATCTAAAGAAATTGAACAGAACCTCAATACAATCCAGAACTGGATACTGATATCCAACAAGAAAAACGTGCTCCGGGGCCTTGAAAAGCTCCTCGGCCGCGGGGAGAGCGTTATCGATGTCCTGGACGGCCTGTACCGTGGGATAAAAATCTCCGGCGACAGGGACCTTGCCGGCGTCCTCCTGGCCACGGACCGCCGCATTCTCTTCGTCACGAGCGAGCTTTCCAGCCCGCAGTACGAGGAGCTCTCCTTTGGCGACATCAGGGGGATCGCCTTCGAGCGAGCTTTCTCTTCCATCATCATAACCATGAAGCTCAAATCGACACAGGTCACCTTCAAGACCTTCGACAACAGGTCCGCCGTGACGAAATTCATAGACATCATCAACAGCAAAGGTGACGGAGCGATAACGCCCCGGGAGGACTCCACCCTGCGGATCCTTGACGAGATCAACAGCACCATGAAGACCCTGGAGGAAATGAACAGGAACATCATCAGCGGCGCCCCAACGGCCGGAGAGGCAGCCGGGGCGGAGATTGCCATCGACGATGCCAGCCTCGAATTTCTCTATAAAGAAGCGAAAAAGATAAACAGGACCATAGCGGAGCTCATGGGCCAGGTTAACAACAAGGATTTCAAAGACGCCCTGGCAAACGACATCATACTGCTCTCATCCCTCTGCGGCATGCCCGATGGCGCGTTGTCACCGGCGGAGCTTATCTTCATTTCCCTGGTGCTGATGCCCCTTAACCCTGACGGATCGACCGCAACTGCCGCCCTTGCCGGTGAGATATTCTGGGGCGATTCCTTCCCGCCGGACCGTAAGGGCGACCTGATCAGCTACTGGAACAGCATCTCGGGATATATCAAGAAAACGAAGCCGGGCCTTGACCTGGAGGGCTACTCGTTGAAGACCATGAACCTCCTGGAGAACCTTGACCGGGAGACCGGGGCCAGGCACGCGGACCGCGCCGGCACCGCCCTCTACACCTTCGCCCAGTGCCTCATGAAGGCGGACGGCACGCTGTCGCCGGAGGAGGAAGAGCGGCTCAAGCAGATCCATAAGCTGATCTACCGTGGCACCGCCGTATCATCCACAGCGGTCGCTATCAAGGAGGCCGAAGAGGAAGAGACGTTGGAAAAGGTAATGGAAAAGATCAACGCCCTGGTCGGCATGGGCAAGATCAAGGAGCAGATAGCGACCCTGGTGAACCTCATCAAGGTGCAGAAGGAGCGGGAGGAGCGGAAGCTCCCGGCGACGCCGCTGTCGCTTCACGCCGTGTTCTACGGCCCACCGGGGACCGGCAAGACCACCATCGCCCGGCTCCTGGGCAAGGTGTACAAGAGCCTGGGGCTCCTCAAGCGCGGCCAGCTCGTGGAAACGGACCGCGCCGGCCTTGTCGCGGGCTACGTGGGACAGACCGCCATCAACGTGGACAACGTGGTGCAGAAGGCGCTGGACGGCGTCCTCTTCATCGACGAGGCCTATGCCCTGATCCCGGACGACATCGGCGGAAAGGACTTCGGCCAGGAGGCGGTGAACACGATACTCAAGAGGATGGAGGACTACCGCGAGAGACTGGTGGTGATCGTGGCGGGCTACACGGAGGAGATGGACCGCTTCATCCTTTCGAACCCGGGCCTGAAGTCACGCTTCAGCCGCTATTTCTACTTCGACCATTACAAGCCAGAAGAGCTGATCAGGATCTTTGACTCCTTCTGCAAGAACGCCGAGTTCAGGGTTCCCGATGAGGCCCGCTCCAGGGCCCTCGCCCTGTTCGCAACACTTTATGAAAAGCGCGACCGCACCTTCGGCAACGGCCGGGCCGTGCGCAACATATTCGAGCGCATCGTGGAGCGCCAGGCGAACCGCATCGCCGGCATCTCGCCCCTCACGGACGAGATCCTCTGCACCATCGCGCCGGAGGACATCCCGGAGGAGAAGGACCTCATAGGATAA
- a CDS encoding pyridoxamine 5'-phosphate oxidase family protein yields MRKKEYEITDLGEIEAILMKADVCRLAMTDGAVPYIVPLNFGYRDRALYFHTGHAGKKIDILKKNNIVCFEVDMDAELISADTACGYGMKYRSVVGAGRAQFVEDREGKREALDIIMGHYSERKGWDYRENSFERTCIIKVAIETMTGRKAG; encoded by the coding sequence ATGCGAAAAAAAGAATACGAAATCACAGACCTTGGGGAGATCGAAGCCATTCTGATGAAGGCTGATGTCTGCCGACTGGCAATGACCGACGGCGCCGTCCCCTACATCGTTCCCCTCAACTTCGGATACCGCGACCGGGCTCTCTACTTCCATACGGGCCATGCGGGAAAAAAAATCGACATCTTGAAGAAGAACAACATCGTCTGTTTCGAGGTCGACATGGACGCCGAGCTCATCAGCGCCGATACGGCCTGCGGCTACGGCATGAAATACCGGAGCGTCGTCGGCGCAGGCAGGGCGCAGTTTGTGGAGGACCGGGAGGGCAAGCGGGAAGCTCTCGATATCATCATGGGTCATTACTCGGAGCGCAAAGGATGGGACTACCGGGAAAATTCCTTTGAGCGGACCTGTATCATCAAGGTGGCCATCGAGACAATGACCGGGCGAAAGGCGGGATAG
- a CDS encoding adenylate/guanylate cyclase domain-containing protein, which yields MGDRRSINSSASEDRLEKLIAERLKPGSDKEKIDERIWDLFGETWCVMFTDLSGFSRGVAKFGIIHFLQTIHESERILIPIIENNDGILLKVEGDSFLVIFRNVAKAIQCSITMQRTLKDYNVDRSDEEKVLLCVGLGYGKMLRIGDTDVFGAEVNAASKLGEDTADAWEILVTDAVYQRARQSKGISFEELPDAPPGSNGAYKIIYTL from the coding sequence ATGGGAGACAGGAGATCGATAAACAGCAGCGCTTCCGAGGACCGCCTTGAGAAGCTCATAGCGGAACGGCTCAAGCCGGGTTCCGACAAGGAGAAGATCGATGAACGGATCTGGGACCTATTCGGCGAGACCTGGTGCGTCATGTTCACCGACCTTTCGGGATTTTCCCGCGGCGTGGCGAAGTTCGGCATTATCCATTTTCTGCAGACCATCCATGAATCGGAGCGGATCCTCATACCCATCATCGAGAACAATGACGGCATATTGCTCAAGGTGGAAGGGGACAGCTTCCTGGTTATTTTCCGCAACGTAGCCAAGGCGATCCAGTGCTCCATCACCATGCAGCGCACTCTCAAAGATTATAACGTGGACAGGTCCGATGAGGAAAAGGTGCTTCTCTGCGTGGGCCTCGGGTACGGGAAGATGCTCCGGATCGGCGACACCGACGTGTTCGGCGCTGAAGTGAACGCCGCGAGCAAGCTCGGCGAGGACACGGCCGATGCGTGGGAGATCCTTGTGACGGACGCGGTGTACCAGCGGGCCAGGCAGAGCAAGGGCATCTCCTTCGAAGAGCTTCCGGATGCGCCTCCGGGGAGCAACGGGGCGTACAAGATCATCTACACCCTGTAA
- the ribA gene encoding GTP cyclohydrolase II yields the protein MKAPTFEEIIRQDIESLRRCPNSLDCDGCPDDICVKVVSVADFPSDYGQFRIIGFVNNKDEKDHSIVLKGDVGDGEDILTRIHSSCLTGDALGSRRCDCGPQLHEALEMIEKEGRGILLYHMEEGRGIGLMNKLRAYALQDHGLDTVDANTILGFKPDERDYRIPAEMLKKIGVASVRLMTNSPDKVEQLERYGIRVTERVHHELAPDRHSRRYMETKKERFGHLLRLDHREDERY from the coding sequence ATGAAAGCGCCGACATTCGAAGAAATCATCCGGCAGGACATAGAATCACTCCGCAGATGTCCAAACAGCCTTGACTGCGATGGCTGTCCCGACGACATCTGCGTCAAGGTCGTGTCCGTGGCCGACTTTCCCTCCGATTACGGCCAATTCAGGATCATCGGCTTCGTCAACAACAAGGATGAAAAGGACCACTCCATCGTGCTGAAGGGCGATGTCGGCGACGGCGAGGACATCCTCACCCGGATCCATTCCTCGTGCCTGACCGGCGACGCCCTGGGCAGCCGCCGCTGCGACTGCGGGCCGCAGCTCCACGAGGCCCTGGAAATGATAGAGAAGGAAGGACGCGGCATCCTCCTCTACCACATGGAGGAAGGACGCGGCATAGGGCTTATGAACAAGCTCCGGGCCTACGCGCTCCAGGACCATGGCCTGGACACGGTCGACGCCAACACCATCCTCGGCTTCAAGCCGGACGAGCGGGACTACCGCATCCCCGCGGAAATGCTGAAAAAAATCGGCGTCGCCAGCGTGCGCCTCATGACCAACAGCCCGGACAAGGTCGAGCAGCTCGAGCGGTACGGCATCCGCGTCACGGAGCGGGTCCACCACGAGCTGGCGCCGGACCGCCACTCCCGGCGCTACATGGAAACCAAGAAGGAGCGTTTCGGCCATCTCCTGCGCCTGGACCACAGGGAGGATGAGCGGTACTGA
- a CDS encoding class I SAM-dependent methyltransferase codes for MTSTHPWQYEEMKHVGTDYNSEAEVENYDRRMATIRDIQSEIREIISSLDLSADAAVIEFGSGTGEFAAAVSEQCRQVYAVDISPIMLAYAEKKALSRGRGNIRFVNAGFLNYLHEGEHLDAVVTQLTLHHLPDFWKQIALMKMNSLLKPGGRLYLRDVVFSLKLEKYEASVSHVLDNFKKTSGDDMTTKFSNHIKNEYSTFDWIMEEMLYRAGFDIEDARYGENFMAVYICKKARRE; via the coding sequence ATGACATCCACACACCCATGGCAGTATGAAGAGATGAAGCACGTGGGCACCGATTACAATAGCGAGGCCGAAGTCGAGAACTATGACCGTCGCATGGCAACCATCCGCGACATACAATCGGAAATCCGTGAGATCATCTCATCCCTCGATCTTTCGGCGGACGCGGCCGTCATCGAGTTCGGCTCCGGCACCGGTGAATTCGCCGCCGCCGTATCGGAACAATGCCGCCAGGTCTATGCCGTGGACATATCGCCCATCATGCTGGCCTACGCGGAGAAAAAGGCCCTTTCCCGGGGCCGGGGCAACATCCGCTTCGTCAATGCCGGTTTCCTGAATTACCTCCATGAGGGAGAGCACCTTGACGCCGTGGTCACCCAGCTGACCCTGCACCATCTTCCCGATTTCTGGAAGCAGATAGCCCTGATGAAGATGAACTCCCTCCTGAAACCCGGCGGAAGGCTTTATCTCCGTGATGTCGTGTTTTCTCTTAAGCTCGAAAAATACGAGGCATCCGTGAGCCATGTCCTCGACAATTTCAAGAAAACTTCCGGTGACGACATGACGACGAAATTCTCGAATCACATCAAGAACGAGTATTCGACCTTCGACTGGATCATGGAAGAGATGCTTTATCGGGCGGGATTTGACATCGAGGACGCCCGGTACGGGGAAAACTTCATGGCGGTGTATATCTGCAAAAAAGCCCGCCGGGAATAG
- the carB gene encoding carbamoyl-phosphate synthase large subunit: MPKRDDIHKVLIIGSGPIIIGQACEFDYSGTQACKALRKLGYKVILVNSNPATIMTDPGMADVTYIEPLNAETITKIIEKERPDALLPNLGGQTGLNLSSELHKKGILDKYGVRIIGVEADAIERGEDRIAFKETMNRLGIEMPRSNPAFSIEEAEKIAEDLGYPVVIRPAYTMGGTGGGMVYNIEELRTVAARGLAASIVHQILVEESVLGWEELELEVVRDAKNQMITVCFIENVDAMGVHTGDSYCTAPMLTISPELQQKLQKYSYSIVEAIQVIGGTNIQFAHDPKTGRVVVIEINPRTSRSSALASKATGFPIAMVSSMLAGGLTLDEIPYWRDGTLEKYTPSGDYIVVKFARWGFEKFEGVKDELGTQMRAVGEAMSIGKNYKEAFQKAIRSMETGRHGLGFAKNYNSLPLDELMRLVSTATSERQFIMYEALRKGADIAQLNARTNIKAYFIEQMKELVELEEEMLKHKGNKLPDALLKKAKEDGFSDKYLAKILDMKEDDIRGQRTAMGVVERWDAVPVSGVENRAYYYSTYNGTDTVPVSSRRKIMVLGGGPNRIGQGIEFDYCCVHAAFAIRDEGFESIMINCNPETVSTDYDTSDKLYFEPLTAEDVLSIYGKEKPEGVIVQFGGQTPLNLANQLMKAGVPIIGTSPESIDLAEDRDRFRQVMKKLDIPQPESGMASNLGEALAIASRIGYPLMVRPSYVLGGRAMQVVYYEDMLTQYMAAAVDVSPERPILIDKFLENAIECEADAISDGAEVVVPSVMEHIELAGIHSGDSACVIPPVTIQKKHIAIIEEYTKKIALELKVVGLMNIQYAIANDTVYILEANPRASRTVPLVSKVCNISMARIATQVMLGKKLKDLKVQRKEVKHFGVKEAVFPFNMFPEVDPVLGPEMRSTGEVLGMADSFGLAFSKAEEAANMKLPVNGTVLITVNKNDRDQALEAVKQFQQLGFKVIATEGCSRYFSENGVQTESVFKIYQGRPHIIDRIKNNEIHLIVNTPSGRQSEYDDSYIRKAAVHYKLPYLTTMAAATATVKGIQAIRQGKSEVKSLQEYHKGIG, from the coding sequence ATGCCAAAACGCGACGATATCCACAAAGTACTCATCATCGGATCCGGCCCCATCATCATCGGCCAGGCCTGCGAATTCGACTATTCCGGCACCCAAGCCTGCAAGGCCCTGAGAAAGCTGGGCTACAAGGTTATCCTGGTGAACTCCAATCCGGCCACCATCATGACCGATCCGGGCATGGCGGATGTGACCTATATCGAGCCCCTCAATGCCGAGACCATCACCAAGATCATAGAAAAGGAGCGGCCCGACGCTCTCCTCCCAAACCTGGGCGGACAGACCGGCCTGAACCTATCCTCGGAGCTGCATAAAAAGGGGATCCTCGATAAATACGGCGTACGGATCATCGGCGTTGAAGCGGACGCCATAGAGCGCGGCGAAGACCGCATCGCCTTCAAGGAGACCATGAACCGCCTGGGCATCGAGATGCCCCGGAGCAATCCCGCGTTTTCCATCGAGGAAGCCGAGAAAATCGCGGAGGACCTCGGGTACCCTGTGGTGATACGGCCTGCCTACACCATGGGAGGCACCGGCGGCGGCATGGTCTATAACATTGAGGAGCTGCGCACCGTGGCCGCGCGGGGACTGGCGGCCAGCATCGTACACCAGATACTGGTGGAGGAATCGGTGCTGGGCTGGGAGGAGCTGGAGCTCGAAGTGGTGCGGGACGCCAAGAACCAGATGATCACCGTCTGCTTCATCGAGAACGTGGACGCCATGGGCGTACACACCGGTGACTCCTATTGCACCGCCCCCATGCTTACCATCAGCCCGGAGCTGCAGCAGAAGCTGCAGAAATATTCATACTCCATCGTCGAGGCCATCCAGGTCATCGGGGGCACCAACATCCAGTTCGCCCACGACCCGAAGACCGGCCGCGTGGTGGTCATCGAGATCAACCCGCGCACGTCGCGCTCGTCGGCACTGGCGTCCAAGGCGACGGGTTTCCCCATCGCCATGGTCTCCTCGATGCTCGCCGGAGGCCTTACCCTCGACGAGATCCCCTACTGGCGCGACGGGACCCTGGAAAAATACACGCCCTCCGGCGATTACATTGTCGTGAAATTCGCGCGGTGGGGCTTCGAGAAATTCGAGGGAGTGAAGGACGAGCTCGGCACGCAGATGCGGGCCGTCGGCGAGGCAATGAGCATCGGCAAGAACTACAAGGAGGCGTTCCAGAAAGCGATCCGCTCCATGGAAACGGGCCGCCACGGCCTCGGGTTCGCCAAGAACTACAATTCACTTCCCCTCGACGAGCTGATGCGCCTTGTTTCCACGGCTACGAGCGAGCGCCAGTTCATCATGTACGAGGCGCTGCGCAAGGGCGCCGATATCGCCCAGCTGAACGCCCGGACCAACATCAAGGCATATTTCATAGAGCAGATGAAGGAGCTCGTTGAACTGGAAGAGGAGATGCTGAAGCACAAGGGGAACAAGCTGCCCGACGCGCTGCTGAAAAAGGCCAAGGAAGACGGCTTCTCCGATAAATACCTGGCGAAAATCCTCGACATGAAAGAGGACGATATCCGCGGCCAGCGCACCGCCATGGGCGTGGTCGAGCGCTGGGACGCCGTGCCCGTAAGCGGCGTCGAGAACCGCGCCTACTATTATTCGACCTACAACGGCACGGACACGGTGCCGGTGTCATCAAGAAGAAAGATCATGGTCCTCGGGGGCGGTCCCAACCGCATCGGCCAGGGGATTGAGTTCGATTACTGCTGCGTCCACGCGGCCTTCGCCATCCGCGACGAGGGGTTCGAATCGATCATGATCAACTGCAATCCCGAAACCGTGTCCACCGACTACGACACCTCCGACAAGCTCTACTTCGAGCCGCTGACGGCTGAGGACGTGCTATCGATTTACGGCAAGGAAAAACCGGAAGGCGTCATCGTCCAGTTCGGCGGCCAGACGCCCCTCAACCTGGCCAACCAGCTCATGAAAGCGGGTGTGCCGATCATCGGCACCTCGCCGGAATCGATCGACCTCGCCGAGGACCGCGACCGGTTCCGGCAGGTGATGAAGAAACTCGACATCCCGCAGCCCGAATCGGGCATGGCCAGCAACCTCGGGGAGGCCCTAGCCATAGCCAGCAGGATAGGGTATCCCCTCATGGTGCGGCCCAGCTACGTCCTGGGCGGCAGGGCCATGCAGGTCGTCTATTATGAGGATATGCTCACGCAGTACATGGCCGCAGCGGTCGACGTGTCGCCGGAACGGCCCATCCTCATCGACAAGTTCCTCGAGAACGCCATCGAGTGCGAGGCTGACGCCATCAGCGACGGAGCGGAAGTCGTCGTCCCGTCGGTGATGGAGCATATCGAGCTGGCCGGCATCCATTCCGGCGACTCCGCCTGCGTGATACCGCCGGTGACCATCCAGAAAAAGCATATCGCCATCATAGAGGAGTACACGAAGAAGATCGCCCTGGAGCTCAAGGTCGTAGGCCTCATGAACATACAATACGCCATAGCGAACGACACGGTCTACATCCTCGAGGCCAATCCTCGGGCGTCCCGGACCGTGCCGCTGGTGTCGAAGGTATGCAACATATCGATGGCCCGCATCGCCACCCAGGTCATGCTCGGCAAGAAGCTCAAGGATCTGAAGGTTCAGCGGAAAGAGGTGAAGCACTTCGGCGTTAAAGAGGCGGTCTTCCCCTTCAACATGTTCCCGGAAGTGGACCCGGTCCTGGGGCCGGAAATGCGCTCAACCGGCGAAGTGCTGGGCATGGCGGACTCCTTCGGATTGGCGTTCTCCAAGGCGGAGGAAGCTGCCAACATGAAGCTGCCCGTTAACGGGACCGTTCTAATCACCGTGAATAAAAACGACCGGGACCAGGCCCTGGAAGCCGTGAAGCAATTCCAGCAGCTCGGGTTCAAAGTCATTGCCACCGAAGGCTGCAGCCGCTATTTCTCGGAAAACGGCGTCCAGACCGAATCGGTATTCAAGATATACCAGGGGAGACCCCATATCATCGACCGGATCAAGAACAACGAGATACATCTCATCGTCAATACCCCGAGCGGACGGCAGAGCGAATATGACGACTCGTACATCCGCAAGGCCGCGGTGCATTACAAGCTTCCCTATCTGACCACCATGGCCGCGGCCACGGCGACGGTCAAGGGCATACAGGCCATCAGGCAGGGCAAGAGCGAGGTGAAGTCGCTGCAGGAATATCACAAGGGGATTGGATAG